A single window of Sandaracinaceae bacterium DNA harbors:
- the rpsL gene encoding 30S ribosomal protein S12 has translation MPTINQLVRKGRKIQKATTNSPALQNCPQKRGVCVRVYTTTPKKPNSALRKVARVRLSNGIEVTTYIPGEGHNLQEHSVVLIRGGRVKDLPGVRYHVVRGALDASGAAGPSNTNKANRTQGRSKYGVKRPKS, from the coding sequence ATGCCCACGATCAACCAGCTCGTCCGCAAGGGACGCAAGATTCAGAAGGCGACGACCAACTCGCCGGCGCTCCAGAACTGCCCGCAGAAGCGCGGCGTCTGCGTGCGCGTGTACACGACCACGCCGAAGAAGCCGAACTCGGCCCTCCGGAAGGTCGCGCGTGTTCGTCTCTCGAACGGCATCGAGGTCACGACCTACATCCCCGGTGAGGGTCACAACCTCCAGGAGCACAGCGTGGTGCTCATCCGTGGAGGCCGCGTGAAGGACCTCCCGGGTGTCCGCTACCACGTCGTGCGCGGCGCCCTCGACGCCAGCGGCGCGGCGGGCCCCTCCAACACGAACAAGGCAAACCGCACCCAGGGCCGTTCCAAGTACGGCGTCAAGCGGCCCAAGAGCTGA
- a CDS encoding serine/threonine-protein kinase, translating into MLRKVEKYEIEEEIGHGGMATVYRAQDTVLDRAVALKILHPHLRSAEEARRRFQREARSVARLRHPRVLEIYDFSGEGSTEAFIAAELLTGPTLKQWREKTQDVPAEIAACFVIEIARALEAAHEAKIVHRDVKPENVLLHEDREIKLTDFGIADMVDSQSMTATGQILGSPGHMAPEQIEGKDTDERTDLFSLGTVLYYLATGRLPFTGRNPHQVLKRIVDSEYADPLRVNPAIGGQMRAIIVKSLAKEADDRYQSAVELREALEAFVAEAGILDPEATLARYLKNPDEERAKIVAQTVERLIDHGARASDAGDVPTALDYYNRVLVLDEGNEKVLKLIERVGMDRRRRRVMLAGAGLMAFGVLASGVAWTAWPGPGGRDPEPALPPVAIAPEDAGVDAGAELAALDDAGTPDAGVELAQAAPDAGSADAVEEGVPSAPIRRAQVPAVSREPRVVALAPVPATVSIGIDGGPLRPYGGGFHSTELSPGRHTFRVVPTGDAAEVWAETTVTATVEPGEGPTRVPLVCPYKPATLFVRSVVPADVQVGTYARGRTNSLIAVPIGTRSANVLIRVTSDGHRAHEQRISLSAGERTVVEAELPELAAAP; encoded by the coding sequence ATGCTCCGTAAAGTCGAAAAGTACGAGATCGAAGAGGAGATCGGCCACGGCGGGATGGCGACGGTCTATCGCGCCCAGGACACGGTCCTCGATCGCGCCGTCGCGCTGAAGATCCTGCACCCGCACCTGCGCTCCGCGGAGGAGGCCCGGCGCCGCTTCCAGCGCGAGGCGCGCAGCGTCGCCCGCCTGCGCCACCCCCGGGTGCTGGAGATCTACGACTTCTCGGGCGAGGGCTCGACCGAGGCGTTCATCGCGGCGGAGCTCCTCACCGGACCGACCCTCAAGCAGTGGCGCGAGAAGACCCAGGACGTCCCGGCCGAGATCGCGGCGTGCTTCGTGATCGAGATCGCGCGCGCCCTCGAGGCGGCCCACGAAGCCAAGATCGTGCATCGGGACGTGAAGCCCGAGAACGTGCTCCTGCACGAGGATCGCGAGATCAAGCTGACCGACTTCGGCATCGCCGACATGGTCGACTCGCAGTCGATGACGGCCACGGGGCAGATCCTGGGCTCGCCGGGGCACATGGCCCCGGAGCAGATCGAGGGGAAGGACACCGACGAGCGGACCGACCTCTTCTCGCTCGGCACCGTCCTCTACTACCTGGCGACCGGCCGGCTCCCGTTCACGGGGCGCAACCCGCATCAGGTGCTCAAGCGCATCGTGGACAGCGAGTACGCCGACCCGCTCCGGGTCAACCCCGCGATCGGCGGGCAGATGCGCGCGATCATCGTCAAGTCGCTCGCGAAGGAGGCGGACGATCGGTACCAGAGCGCGGTCGAGCTGCGGGAGGCCCTCGAGGCCTTCGTGGCCGAGGCCGGGATCCTGGATCCCGAGGCGACCCTCGCGCGGTACCTGAAGAACCCCGACGAGGAGCGCGCCAAGATCGTCGCCCAGACGGTCGAGCGGCTCATCGACCACGGGGCGCGCGCCTCCGACGCGGGCGACGTGCCGACCGCGCTCGACTACTACAACCGCGTCCTCGTGCTCGACGAGGGCAACGAGAAGGTCCTCAAGCTCATCGAGCGGGTCGGCATGGACCGGCGTCGCCGCCGGGTCATGCTGGCGGGCGCCGGGCTTATGGCGTTCGGCGTGCTCGCGAGCGGCGTGGCGTGGACCGCTTGGCCGGGGCCCGGCGGTCGGGATCCCGAGCCGGCCTTGCCTCCGGTGGCCATCGCCCCCGAGGACGCGGGAGTCGACGCGGGCGCCGAGCTGGCCGCGCTCGACGACGCGGGGACGCCAGACGCGGGCGTCGAGCTCGCGCAGGCGGCGCCTGACGCGGGCAGCGCAGACGCGGTGGAAGAGGGCGTTCCGTCCGCTCCCATCCGCCGGGCGCAGGTCCCCGCCGTCTCGCGCGAGCCGCGCGTCGTCGCCCTCGCTCCCGTCCCGGCGACCGTGTCCATCGGCATCGATGGAGGCCCGCTTCGACCCTACGGGGGAGGGTTCCACAGCACCGAGCTGAGCCCCGGCCGTCACACCTTCCGGGTGGTGCCGACGGGCGACGCAGCCGAGGTGTGGGCGGAGACGACGGTCACCGCGACGGTCGAGCCCGGCGAGGGCCCGACCCGCGTGCCTCTGGTCTGTCCTTACAAACCGGCGACGCTCTTCGTGCGTTCCGTCGTGCCCGCCGACGTCCAGGTAGGGACCTACGCCCGTGGCCGCACCAACAGCCTGATCGCGGTCCCCATCGGCACCCGGAGCGCCAACGTGCTGATCCGGGTGACCTCGGATGGGCACCGCGCGCACGAGCAGCGCATCAGCCTCTCGGCCGGCGAGCGCACCGTCGTCGAGGCGGAGCTCCCCGAGCTCGCGGCCGCGCCCTGA
- the rpsG gene encoding 30S ribosomal protein S7, producing MPRRREVPKRKVLPDPKYSDRVVTKFSNILMVGGKRATAEKILYGAFDIIESRYKEDPIDVFRKALDIVKPKVEVKSRRVGGATYQVPVEVRADRRMALAMRWLVDYARARGEKTMTERLAAELKEASEGRGNAVKKREDVHKMADANKAFAHYRW from the coding sequence ATGCCCCGCCGTAGAGAAGTCCCGAAGCGCAAGGTCCTCCCCGATCCGAAGTACAGCGATCGCGTGGTGACCAAGTTCAGCAACATCCTGATGGTGGGTGGCAAGCGCGCCACCGCCGAGAAGATCCTCTACGGAGCCTTCGACATCATCGAGAGCCGCTACAAGGAGGACCCCATCGACGTCTTCCGCAAGGCCCTCGACATCGTCAAGCCCAAGGTGGAGGTCAAGAGCCGCCGCGTCGGTGGCGCGACCTACCAGGTCCCGGTCGAGGTCCGCGCCGATCGCCGCATGGCGCTCGCGATGCGCTGGCTCGTCGACTACGCCCGCGCGCGTGGCGAGAAGACCATGACCGAGCGCCTCGCGGCCGAGCTCAAGGAAGCCTCGGAGGGCCGCGGCAACGCGGTCAAGAAGCGCGAAGACGTGCACAAGATGGCGGACGCCAACAAGGCTTTCGCCCACTACCGCTGGTAG